TATGCCCTTGGTTGCAATGAAACGATCGAAGGTATCACCTGTATTGCTGTACCCATCTATAATGCGGGTGGAAAAGTAGCCGCTGCCTTGTCAATATCCAGCGCTAGCTCTATGCTTGGCGCGGATAGATATGAAGCAATTATAGAAATACTAAAAGAAAAGGCTAAACTTATTTCACGGCGTTTAGGATGTACTTGCTAATTCCAGGCAAAACCTGTGAAAAATTATAAAGGAGGACAGACCTATATGCCCAAACCGGTATTTAATGAAGAAAGGTGTAAGGGATGTGAATTGTGCACAAGAGCTTGTCCTAAAAAAATTGTCGTAATAGCTGACCGTTTCAATAGTAAGGGCTATCGTCCCGCTACCGTGACAGATCCTTCGAAATGCATTGGCTGTGCTCTCTGTGCGAAAACTTGTCCTGACGTGGCTATTGAAATCCATAAATAAGGTTGGGAGTGATTGGTGTGGCAGAAAAAGTCTTGATGAAAGGCAATGAAGCCATTGGTGAAGCGGCTATCGTTGCTGGGTGTCGCCACTATTTTGGCTACCCTATAACCCCGCAGACAGAATTGACAGAGTACATGGCTAAGCGGATGCCTCAGGTCGGCGGGGTTTTTTTGCAGGCCGAAAGTGAAATTGCCGCCATTAACATGGTTTATGGCGCTGCCGGTGCAGGCGCCCGAGTGATGACTTCCTCGTCCAGTCCGGGTATTAGTCTAAAACAGGAAGGCATTTCTTATATTGCCGGCGCCGAACTGCCTTGTGTGATTGTCAACATTATGCGCGGCGGTCCCGGTCTTGGCGGAATTCAACCAGGTCAGGCCGATTATTTTCAGGCGACTAAAGGCGGCGGACACGGCGACTATCATAATATTGTCCTGGCTCCCAACTCTGTCCAGGAATTAGTAGATATCACTATTCTTGCGTTTGATTTAGCCGACCAATACCGTAATCCTGTTATGATTCTTGGTGACGGAGCTTTAGGGCAAATGATGGAGCCGGTTGAGTTTAATACCAGTCAAGTTTCACCTGTTGAAAAACCATGGGCAGCAACAGGTATGAAAGGCGGCCGGAAAGACCCGAATATTATTAATTCTCTTCACCTCCAGCCTG
The genomic region above belongs to Thermosinus carboxydivorans Nor1 and contains:
- a CDS encoding 4Fe-4S binding protein, whose product is MPKPVFNEERCKGCELCTRACPKKIVVIADRFNSKGYRPATVTDPSKCIGCALCAKTCPDVAIEIHK
- a CDS encoding 3-methyl-2-oxobutanoate dehydrogenase subunit VorB, whose translation is MAEKVLMKGNEAIGEAAIVAGCRHYFGYPITPQTELTEYMAKRMPQVGGVFLQAESEIAAINMVYGAAGAGARVMTSSSSPGISLKQEGISYIAGAELPCVIVNIMRGGPGLGGIQPGQADYFQATKGGGHGDYHNIVLAPNSVQELVDITILAFDLADQYRNPVMILGDGALGQMMEPVEFNTSQVSPVEKPWAATGMKGGRKDPNIINSLHLQPDELEKHNIHLQKKYQTIRDKERRYEELYTDDAELILVAYGITSRIARSAMEKARAAGMKVGMLRPITLWPFPDLPFNLLAQKAHAFLTIELSAGQMVEDVRLAVNGAKPVYFYGRMGGMMPSPKAVYEQIVNIMSGKGGK